A window of the Miscanthus floridulus cultivar M001 chromosome 14, ASM1932011v1, whole genome shotgun sequence genome harbors these coding sequences:
- the LOC136503807 gene encoding uncharacterized protein codes for MGVFAINQYKPSVCYEELEQTDDVSPALGSGANQPVAPSDPKVMELEEDPAIEPDSLTDWRTPYLEYLLCEALQMDKMKAQWLAHHATSFVLIECELYRRSHTRILQCYIPIERGKQLLSDIHGGVCRHHAVSRTLVGNTFQQGFYLPTIVADAEQIVRTYEWCQYYAR; via the coding sequence ATGGGAGTCTTCGCCATcaatcagtacaagccctcggtctgcTATGAGGAGCTGGAACAAACCGATGATGTGTCGCCTGctctaggctcgggggctaaccagccggtggctccatccgaccctaaagtcatggagcttgaggaGGATCCAGCAATAGAGCCTGACTCTCTGACTGactggaggacgccttaccttGAATACCTCCTCTGTGAGGCACTGCAGATGGACAAAATGAAGGCTCAGTGGCTCGCGCATCACGCCAcatcctttgtccttattgagtgcgagctctacaggcgaagccacactaggatcctgcaGTGCTACATCCCCATTGAACGAGGGAAGcaattgctgagtgatatccacggtggggtctgcagGCACCACGCCGTGTCTAGGACCCTGGTTGGAAACacattccaacaaggcttctacttgccgaccatagtagccgatgctgaacagattgtgcgtACCTACGAatggtgtcaatactatgctcggtag